A region of Myxococcus stipitatus DSM 14675 DNA encodes the following proteins:
- a CDS encoding 3-oxoacyl-ACP synthase III family protein, with protein MYLHALGHFHPPNLLTNRFLEELGLETSEAWILERVGIRSRHTVLPLEYLRETRNRDVRAAQEAALFSNAETGARAARMALERAGLKPSDIGLVVGGGCSPDECIPAESNRVAEKLGIDAPAVDLQSACSSFCTQLHFLTGMRPERLPEYVLVVNVDNSTRVVDYSDRSSAVLWGDGSSAAVLSPRVPGRWRVTETRLAGDPSGAEKVRVPRVGHFTQHGAEVQKFAIRRSGETLLDLRGHYLARHPGKGPEDITFIGHQANLRMLESVQRRCEVPEARHLYNVHVRGNTGAAGAPGVLSEHWDDASLGDAVVLSVVGSGLTWSGALLERVLPGTP; from the coding sequence ATGTACTTGCACGCGCTCGGTCACTTTCATCCCCCCAACCTCCTGACGAATCGCTTTCTCGAGGAGCTGGGGCTCGAGACGTCGGAGGCCTGGATCCTGGAGCGAGTGGGCATCCGTTCCCGCCACACGGTGCTGCCGCTGGAATACCTGCGGGAGACTCGCAACCGGGACGTGCGCGCCGCGCAGGAGGCGGCCCTCTTCAGCAACGCGGAGACAGGAGCCCGGGCGGCGCGCATGGCCCTGGAGCGCGCGGGGCTGAAGCCTTCGGACATCGGCCTGGTGGTGGGCGGTGGGTGCAGTCCGGACGAGTGCATCCCCGCGGAGTCCAACCGCGTGGCGGAGAAGCTGGGCATCGACGCGCCGGCGGTGGACCTCCAGAGCGCCTGCTCGTCGTTCTGCACGCAGCTGCACTTCCTCACCGGCATGCGCCCGGAGCGGCTGCCCGAGTACGTGCTGGTGGTCAACGTGGACAACTCCACGCGCGTGGTGGACTACTCGGACCGCTCCTCGGCGGTGCTGTGGGGAGATGGCTCCTCGGCGGCCGTGCTGTCGCCGCGAGTGCCCGGCCGCTGGCGCGTCACCGAGACCCGGCTCGCGGGAGACCCGTCCGGCGCGGAGAAGGTGCGGGTGCCTCGCGTGGGGCACTTCACCCAGCACGGCGCGGAGGTGCAGAAGTTCGCCATCCGCCGCTCGGGGGAGACCCTGCTGGACTTGCGAGGCCACTACCTCGCCCGGCATCCAGGCAAGGGCCCGGAGGACATCACCTTCATCGGCCACCAGGCCAACCTGCGCATGCTGGAGTCCGTCCAGCGCCGCTGCGAGGTGCCCGAGGCCCGCCACCTCTACAACGTCCACGTCCGAGGCAACACGGGCGCGGCCGGGGCCCCCGGGGTGCTGAGCGAGCACTGGGACGACGCCTCGCTGGGGGACGCGGTGGTGCTCAGCGTGGTCGGCAGCGGCCTCACCTGGTCCGGCGCGCTGCTGGAGCGTGTCCTGCCCGGCACGCCGTAG
- a CDS encoding molybdopterin oxidoreductase family protein: MSTTEASRVHFRTCNLCEAMCGLRIELKGERITSIRGDDEDPFSRGHVCPKALALEDLHEDPDRLRHPLRRTATGWEQVSWNEAVDEAARKLHAVQEAHGKDAVATYLGNPNVHNLGNMVFAPALVKTLRSRNRFSATSVDQLPHQLVSYAMFGHQLLIPIPDLDHTKHLLVLGANPLASNGSLMTAPDIRARLRALQERGGKLVVVDPRRTETAAIADTHVFIRPGTDALLLLALVHVALVEHSPRPNHLSARMEGLDAVKALVRDFPPERAARHTGVSVEVIRGLARDFITSESAVCYGRMGLSTQPFGSLCQWLINVLNIATGNLDRRGGAMFTQPAFDIVGGPRAMGLGRGSLGRWKSRVRGLPEFGGELPSAVMAEEMLTPGDGRIRALVTLAGNPVLSTPNGAQLERALAGLDFMVSLDPYLNETTRHAHLILPPVSPLERGHYDVAFHVLAVRNTAKYSPPLFEPAPDAHEDWQTTLELQHRLENLRRGRPSLRKTLLHQALRRLGPERLLDIGLRMGPHGAHFNPLRQGMSLAKLRASPHGVDLGPLQPCLPGRLQTKDRRIHLAPEVLTADLRRLSDTFPASTATDVETGDERLLLIGRRHLRDNNSWMHNVQGLVKGKPRCTLMMHPEDAARLGLADGMDAVVTSRVGEVTVPVAVTGDIMPGVVSLPHGYGHRREGTGQRIAAEHAGISHNDLTDELAVDVPSGNAAFNGTPVRVKPAEAPRATATPAA, translated from the coding sequence ATGAGCACCACGGAAGCATCCCGGGTTCATTTCCGCACGTGCAACCTGTGCGAGGCGATGTGTGGCCTTCGCATCGAGCTGAAGGGGGAGCGCATCACCTCCATCCGGGGAGACGACGAGGACCCGTTCAGCCGCGGTCACGTCTGCCCCAAGGCGCTGGCGCTCGAGGACTTGCACGAGGACCCGGACCGGCTGCGCCACCCGCTGCGGCGCACGGCGACGGGCTGGGAGCAGGTGTCCTGGAACGAAGCGGTGGACGAGGCCGCGCGCAAGCTGCACGCGGTGCAGGAGGCGCACGGGAAGGACGCGGTGGCCACGTACCTGGGCAACCCCAACGTGCACAACCTGGGCAACATGGTGTTCGCGCCCGCGCTGGTGAAGACGCTGCGCTCGCGCAACCGCTTCTCCGCGACATCGGTGGACCAACTGCCGCACCAGCTCGTGTCCTACGCGATGTTCGGCCACCAGCTCCTCATCCCCATTCCGGACCTGGACCACACGAAGCATCTGCTGGTGCTGGGCGCCAATCCGCTCGCCTCCAACGGCAGCTTGATGACGGCGCCGGACATCCGCGCGCGGCTGCGAGCCCTCCAGGAGCGCGGCGGCAAGCTCGTCGTCGTGGACCCGCGCCGCACGGAGACGGCCGCCATCGCCGACACCCACGTCTTCATCCGCCCCGGCACCGACGCGCTGCTGCTCCTCGCCCTGGTGCACGTGGCCCTGGTGGAGCATTCACCGCGGCCCAACCATTTGAGCGCGCGGATGGAGGGGCTCGACGCGGTGAAGGCGCTGGTCCGCGACTTCCCTCCGGAGCGCGCCGCGCGGCACACGGGCGTCTCCGTCGAGGTGATTCGCGGGCTGGCGCGGGACTTCATCACGTCCGAGAGCGCCGTCTGCTACGGGCGCATGGGCCTGTCCACCCAGCCCTTCGGCTCGCTGTGCCAGTGGCTCATCAACGTCCTCAACATCGCGACGGGAAACCTGGACCGGCGGGGCGGCGCCATGTTCACGCAGCCCGCGTTCGACATCGTCGGGGGCCCTCGCGCGATGGGGCTCGGCCGAGGCAGCCTGGGCCGCTGGAAGAGCCGCGTGCGAGGGCTGCCGGAGTTCGGCGGTGAGCTGCCCTCCGCCGTCATGGCCGAGGAGATGCTCACCCCGGGCGACGGACGCATCCGCGCGCTCGTCACCCTGGCGGGCAACCCCGTGCTGTCCACGCCCAATGGCGCGCAGTTGGAGCGCGCGCTCGCGGGCCTGGACTTCATGGTGAGCCTGGACCCGTACCTCAACGAGACGACGCGCCACGCCCACCTCATCCTCCCGCCCGTCTCACCGCTGGAGCGCGGCCACTACGACGTGGCCTTCCACGTGCTGGCCGTGCGCAACACCGCCAAGTACTCGCCGCCCCTCTTCGAGCCCGCGCCCGATGCCCACGAGGACTGGCAGACGACGCTCGAGCTCCAGCACCGCCTTGAAAACCTGCGGCGAGGCCGGCCCTCGCTGAGGAAGACGCTCCTGCACCAGGCCTTGCGGCGCCTGGGGCCGGAGCGGCTCCTGGACATCGGCCTGCGCATGGGGCCACACGGCGCGCACTTCAATCCGCTGCGACAGGGGATGTCCCTGGCGAAGCTGCGGGCGTCACCTCACGGCGTGGACCTGGGTCCGCTCCAGCCGTGTCTGCCGGGCCGGCTCCAGACGAAGGACCGCCGCATCCACCTGGCCCCCGAGGTCCTCACCGCGGACCTGCGGCGGCTGAGCGACACCTTCCCGGCGAGCACCGCGACCGACGTGGAGACGGGAGACGAGCGCCTGCTGCTCATCGGCCGACGCCACCTGCGCGACAACAACTCCTGGATGCACAACGTGCAGGGGCTGGTGAAGGGCAAGCCGCGCTGCACGCTGATGATGCATCCCGAGGACGCGGCGAGGCTGGGGCTCGCCGACGGGATGGACGCCGTCGTCACCTCCCGCGTGGGCGAGGTGACGGTGCCCGTGGCGGTGACGGGCGACATCATGCCGGGCGTGGTGAGCCTGCCTCACGGCTATGGCCATCGACGCGAGGGCACGGGCCAGCGCATCGCCGCCGAGCACGCGGGCATCAGCCACAACGACCTCACGGACGAGCTGGCCGTGGACGTGCCCAGCGGCAACGCCGCCTTCAACGGTACACCGGTGCGGGTGAAGCCGGCCGAGGCGCCGAGGGCAACCGCCACACCAGCGGCGTGA